In Ovis canadensis isolate MfBH-ARS-UI-01 breed Bighorn chromosome 3, ARS-UI_OviCan_v2, whole genome shotgun sequence, one DNA window encodes the following:
- the NAP1L1 gene encoding nucleosome assembly protein 1-like 1 isoform X4: MADIDNLPRVVKRRVNALKNLQVKCAQIEAKFYEEVHDLERKYAVLYQPLFDKRFEIINAIYEPTEEECEWKPDEEDEISEELKEKAKIEDEKKDEEKEDPKGIPEFWLTVFKNVDLLSDMVQEHDEPILKHLKDIKVKFSDAGQPMSFVLEFHFEPNEYFTNEVLTKTYRMRSEPDDSDPFSFDGPEIMGCTGCQIDWKKGKNVTLKTIKKKQKHKGRGTVRTVTKTVSNDSFFNFFAPPEVPESGDLDDDSEAILAADFEIGHFLRERIIPRSVLYFTGEAIEDDDDDYDEEGEEADEEGEEEGDEENDPDYDPKKDQNPAECKQQ; this comes from the exons CTTGCCTAGGGTAGTTAAAAGACGAGTGAATGCTCTCAAAAACCTTCAAGTTAAATGTGCACAGATAGAAGCCAAATTCTATGAGGAAGTTCATGATCTTGAAAGAAAGTATGCTGTTCTTTATCAGCCTCTGTTTGATAAG CGATTTGAGATCATTAATGCCATTTATGAACCTACAGAAGAAGAATGTGAATGGAAACCAGATGAGGAAGATGAAATTTCG GAGGAGCTAAAAGAAAAGGCCAAGAttgaagatgagaaaaaggatgaagaaaaagaagatccCAAGGGAATTCCTGAGTTTTGGCTGACCGTTTTTAAGAATGTTGACTTGCTCAGTGATATGGTTCAG gaaCATGATGAGCCTATTCTGAAGCACTTGAAAGATATTAAAGTGAAGTTCTCAGATGCTGGTCAACCTATG agttttgtcTTAGAATTTCACTTTGAACCCAATGAATATTTCACAAATGAAGTGTTGACAAAGACATATAGGATGAGATCAGAACCAGATGATTCTGATCCCTTTTCTTTTGATGGACCAGAAATTATGGGTTGTACAGG GTGCCAGATAGattggaaaaaagggaagaatgtcACTTTGAAAACGATTAAGAAGAAGCAAAAACACAAGGGACGTGGGACAGTTCGTACTGTGACCAAAACAGTTTCTAATgactctttctttaatttttttgcccCTCCTGAAG TTCCTGAGAGTGGAGATCTG GATGATGATTCTGAAGCTATCCTCGCTGCAGACTTTGAAATTGGACACTTTTTACGTGAGCGTATAATCCCAAGATCAGTGTTATACTTTACTGGAGAAGCTattgaagatgatgatgatgat taTGATGAAGAAGGTGAAGAAGCGGATGAG gaaggggaagaagaaggagatgaggaaaatgaTCCAGACTATGACCCAAAG AAGGATCAGAACCCAGCAGAGTGCAAGCAGCAGTGA
- the NAP1L1 gene encoding nucleosome assembly protein 1-like 1 isoform X3 gives MMQNPQILAALQERLDGLVETPTGYIESLPRVVKRRVNALKNLQVKCAQIEAKFYEEVHDLERKYAVLYQPLFDKRFEIINAIYEPTEEECEWKPDEEDEISEELKEKAKIEDEKKDEEKEDPKGIPEFWLTVFKNVDLLSDMVQEHDEPILKHLKDIKVKFSDAGQPMSFVLEFHFEPNEYFTNEVLTKTYRMRSEPDDSDPFSFDGPEIMGCTGCQIDWKKGKNVTLKTIKKKQKHKGRGTVRTVTKTVSNDSFFNFFAPPEVPESGDLDDDSEAILAADFEIGHFLRERIIPRSVLYFTGEAIEDDDDDYDEEGEEADEEGEEEGDEENDPDYDPKKDQNPAECKQQ, from the exons CTTGCCTAGGGTAGTTAAAAGACGAGTGAATGCTCTCAAAAACCTTCAAGTTAAATGTGCACAGATAGAAGCCAAATTCTATGAGGAAGTTCATGATCTTGAAAGAAAGTATGCTGTTCTTTATCAGCCTCTGTTTGATAAG CGATTTGAGATCATTAATGCCATTTATGAACCTACAGAAGAAGAATGTGAATGGAAACCAGATGAGGAAGATGAAATTTCG GAGGAGCTAAAAGAAAAGGCCAAGAttgaagatgagaaaaaggatgaagaaaaagaagatccCAAGGGAATTCCTGAGTTTTGGCTGACCGTTTTTAAGAATGTTGACTTGCTCAGTGATATGGTTCAG gaaCATGATGAGCCTATTCTGAAGCACTTGAAAGATATTAAAGTGAAGTTCTCAGATGCTGGTCAACCTATG agttttgtcTTAGAATTTCACTTTGAACCCAATGAATATTTCACAAATGAAGTGTTGACAAAGACATATAGGATGAGATCAGAACCAGATGATTCTGATCCCTTTTCTTTTGATGGACCAGAAATTATGGGTTGTACAGG GTGCCAGATAGattggaaaaaagggaagaatgtcACTTTGAAAACGATTAAGAAGAAGCAAAAACACAAGGGACGTGGGACAGTTCGTACTGTGACCAAAACAGTTTCTAATgactctttctttaatttttttgcccCTCCTGAAG TTCCTGAGAGTGGAGATCTG GATGATGATTCTGAAGCTATCCTCGCTGCAGACTTTGAAATTGGACACTTTTTACGTGAGCGTATAATCCCAAGATCAGTGTTATACTTTACTGGAGAAGCTattgaagatgatgatgatgat taTGATGAAGAAGGTGAAGAAGCGGATGAG gaaggggaagaagaaggagatgaggaaaatgaTCCAGACTATGACCCAAAG AAGGATCAGAACCCAGCAGAGTGCAAGCAGCAGTGA